From Suncus etruscus isolate mSunEtr1 chromosome 6, mSunEtr1.pri.cur, whole genome shotgun sequence, one genomic window encodes:
- the PAQR7 gene encoding membrane progestin receptor alpha encodes MATGMAQKLSHYLPSLRHLRQEPQPPVQPESVFTVDRAEVPPLFWKPYIYAGYRPLHQTWSFYFRTLFQQHNEVVNVWTHLLAALMLLLRLVLFVGTVDFWGDPHALPLFIIVFASFTYLSLSALAHLLQAKSEFWHYSFFFLDYVGVAVYQFGSALAHFYYAIEPSWHAQVQAIFLPTAAFLAWLSCTGSCYTKYTQNPGLLGRTCQEMPSALAYALDISPVVHRILVSPAPSTDDPALLYHKCQVVFFLMAAAFFSALMPERWFPGSCHLFGQGHQIFHVFLVLCTLAQLEAVALDYEARRHIYEPLHTRWPHNFSGLFLLTAGSSILTAFLLSKLVWRKLHQKTQ; translated from the coding sequence ATGGCCACTGGGATGGCCCAGAAACTCAGCCACTACCTGCCCAGTTTGCGGCATCTCCGCCAGGAGCCCCAGCCACCTGTACAACCAGAGTCTGTCTTCACAGTGGACCGAGCCGAGGTGCCCCCTCTCTTCTGGAAGCCCTATATCTACGCGGGCTACCGGCCGTTGCACCAGACCTGGAGCTTCTACTTCCGCACATTGTTCCAGCAGCACAACGAGGTGGTGAATGTGTGGACCCACCTGCTGGCAGCCCTGATGCTGCTGCTGCGGCTGGTCCTGTTCGTGGGGACTGTGGACTTCTGGGGAGACCCACATGCTCTGCCCCTCTTCATCATCGTCTTCGCCTCCTTTACTTATCTTTCCCTCAGTGCCTTGGCTCATCTGCTGCAGGCCAAGTCCGAGTTTTGGCACTACAGCTTCTTCTTCCTGGACTATGTGGGTGTGGCCGTGTACCAGTTTGGCAGTGCCTTAGCACACTTCTACTACGCCATTgagccttcctggcatgctcaggtgcAGGCCATTTTCCTGCCCACAGCTGCCTTTCTCGCCTGGCTTTCCTGCACTGGCTCCTGCTATACCAAGTATACCCAGAATCCTGGCCTGCTGGGCCGTACTTGCCAGGAGATGCCCTCTGCGCTTGCCTATGCGCTGGACATCAGCCCCGTGGTGCACCGCATCCTGGTGTCCCCGGCACCTTCCACCGATGACCCGGCTCTGCTTTACCACAAGTGTCAGGTAGTCTTCTTCCTCATGGCTGCCGCATTCTTCTCAGCCTTAATGCCTGAACGCTGGTTCCCTGGCAGTTGCCACCTTTTTGGGCAGGGCCACCAAATCTTCCACGTCTTCTTGGTGCTGTGCACATTGGCTCAGCTGGAGGCAGTAGCACTGGACTATGAGGCTCGGCGGCACATCTATGAGCCTCTGCATACCCGCTGGCCTCACAATTTCTCAGGCCTCTTTCTGCTTACTGCAGGCAGCAGTATCCTCACAGCATTCCTTCTCAGCAAGCTGGTATGGCGCAAACTCCATCAGAAGACCCAGTGA
- the AUNIP gene encoding aurora kinase A and ninein-interacting protein — MKRRGRGQEEKEACGVWLDAAALKRRKVQTHLITSNTKMLTLFPGERKTKVSLTQRTPPAGIRQTSIASFFILQPGKTNGGDKRSDPSLTESQINKSKEDVTQHPVQDMGHYYITSPLVTSTPAGTQEVEFAHCIQASDCHSTGASGLTVLSALQPETFVCDGEKKASMAYPLTHLESSCSLNLEEEEDSSRKRKWFHGSMKNNYQSVERHMKSLGGKSKRPLDRTKLGRVSAKENRQAPVQTYKDSWNGENTESVKQSPPPVPISRDIENSNSWSQLFTLDSQGQQVIAHNSRSPLREVTNNWNQDLEWSPSSPWSKCQDRATQLNLQPDLLFTQDSEGNQLFFSPSLSFRQDCCRRCLIERQKHLR; from the exons ATGAAGCGCAGAGGCCGAGggcaggaggagaaggaggcCTGCGGCGTGTGGCTGGACGCGGCGGCGCTGAAGAGGCGGAAAGTGCAG ACACATTTGATCACATCCAATACCAAAATGCTGACACTCTTTCCTGGAGAGAGGAAAACTAAGGTTTCTTTGACCCAAAGAACTCCACCTGCAGGTATTCGGCAGACCAGCATTGCTTCCTTCTTCATATTGCAGCCAG GAAAGACAAATGGTGGTGACAAGAGAAGTGATCCATCTCTTACAGAGAGTCAAATTAACAAGTCTAAAGAAGATGTAACCCAACATCCAGTCCAGGATATGGGGCATTATTACATCACCTCTCCTTTAGTCACTTCAACCCCTGCAGGCACCCAGGAAGTTGAATTTGCTCACTGCATCCAGGCTTCTGATTGTCACAGTACAGGAGCCTCAGGTTTGACTGTACTATCTGCATTGCAGCCTGAAACTTTTGTCTGTgatggagaaaagaaagcctcCATGGCTTATCCACTCACTCATTTGGAAAGTTCTTGCTCACTGAAcctagaggaggaagaggattcTTCCAGGAAAAGGAAATGGTTTCATGGATCTATGAAAAATAACTATCAGAGTGTTGAGAGACACATGAAATCTCTTGGAGGTAAGAGTAAAAGGCCATTAGACAGGACTAAATTGGGCAGAGTGTCTGCTAAAGAAAATAGGCAGGCTCCTGTTCAAACATACAAGGATTCCTGGAATGGAGAGAACACAGAATCAGTGAAACAAAGCCCTCCCCCTGTTCCTATTTCCCGGGATATTGAAAACAGTAACTCATGGAGTCAGCTTTTCACTTTGGATTCTCAAGGCCAGCAGGTCATTGCTCACAACTCTAGATCTCCTTTACGAGAGGTCACCAACAACTGGAATCAGGACTTAGAATGGTCTCCTAGTAGCCCTTGGAGCAAATGCCAGGATAGAGCAACTCAGTTAAACCTGCAGCCAGATTTACTTTTTACCCAGGATTCTGAAGGCAATCAA CTCTTTTTCAGTCCAAGCTTGAGCTTTCGGCAAGACTGTTGCAGAAGATGTCTAATTGAGAGGCAGAAACATCTGCGGTGA